The sequence GTGTTTTCGCGCTGACGCGTACGCGCGAGCACCGCGTGCCGCAGGAGGCGACCATCGGCATCGCTTACGCGGTCGCGTCAGCGGCGACGGTGCTCGTCATGGACCGCTCGCCGCACGGTACCGAGCACGTCAAAGACCTGCTGGTCGGCTCGATCCTCTGGGTGACGTGGGGCAAGGTGCTGCTGACTGCCGCGCTCTACGCTGCCATCGGCGTGTTCCACTGGCTGGCGCGCCGCCAGTTCTTCGCGATTTCGTACGGCTCGTCGTCGGGCGTCGAGAGCCAACCGAACGTCCGGCTGTGGGACTTCCTCTTCTACGTCTCGTTCGGGTTCGTCGTGACGAGCTCCGTGCAGATCGCGGGCGTCCTGCTCGTGTTCTGCTTCCTGATCGTGCCGGCGGTCGCGGCGGCGCTGTGGGCGACGGAGTGGAAACCCCGCCTGATCATCGGATGGATCTTCGGAACCGTGGTGAGCGTCGCCGGCTGCGCCGTCTCGTACGTCTGGGACCTGCCGACGGGCGCGACGGTGGTCGTCGCCTTCGGCGCGGCAGTGATTCTGCTGGCGTTGGTTCGGCGCCTGAGCCATGTCTGAGACGACGGAGCTCGCAGGCAGACCGAGACTCTCGCACGCATCCTACGACGCGTCGAAGCCTGCATCGAGCATCGTCAGGAAGCTCTCGACGGGGACGTAGTTGGCAACGCTGTTGACGATCCCCAGCGCTCAGCCGCCGCAGTCGCCGCCTGCGCTCCGATAGCAGATGGAAGCCCCCATGTCGTACCCGAAACGTTCGATGCGAACCGCGTACGTACTGCTAGGCGTCTCGTCGGCGTTGTGGGCGTTGGCGCTGCTGTTCCTGTTCCGCGTCAGCGATGTCTTCCACGCCGTCCTGATGAAGTGGCTGGGACCGTTCGTTCTCTACCCGGCGATGACGCTCCTCCCGCTTGCGGCGCTGGCGATCGCCGTGCGCGCGCTCCGGCGCGGCGCGACGCGGGCGCTGAGCATCGCCGTGGCAGGAATCGCCGCGCTATCGCTGCTGGCGTCGGTGTTCGTCATCGTCATTCCGCTCATCGGGAGGGCGCTCGATCCCGAGGGTCCGAAGAACCCATCGACACCGCGACCGATCCCGCCGCAGACGGGAATCCCCGTGTTCCCAGGAGCGGAGGGATTCGGGACACGCACCGTCGCCGGGCGCGGAGGACGCATCGTCCATGTGACGACCCTCGCGGACAGCGGACCCGGATCGCTGCGGGAGGCGCTTCTTCAACCCTATCCGCGGATCGTCGTGTTCCGGGTATCCGGCATCATCGAGCTGACCCGCTCCCTCTTCGTCTCGGAGCCGTTCGTCACGGTCGCGGGCCAAACGGCTCCTGGCGACGGCATCTGCATCAAGAACGCGGGCGTCGTCATTACAGCCCACGACGTGCTCATCCAGCATCTGCGAATCCGTCCCGGCAACGAAGGCGACGTGGACGCCGACACGAACGACGCGGTCGAAGTCCTCGGAGCCCACAACGTCGTGCTGGATCATCTCTCGACGGGATGGAGCGAGGACGAGACG comes from Candidatus Poribacteria bacterium and encodes:
- a CDS encoding metal ABC transporter permease encodes the protein MAAPFAACLVLVGIHAYLGIHVLARGVIFVDLALAQIAALGAAVGTLLGLEFGSNGSYAVALAFTFLGAGVFALTRTREHRVPQEATIGIAYAVASAATVLVMDRSPHGTEHVKDLLVGSILWVTWGKVLLTAALYAAIGVFHWLARRQFFAISYGSSSGVESQPNVRLWDFLFYVSFGFVVTSSVQIAGVLLVFCFLIVPAVAAALWATEWKPRLIIGWIFGTVVSVAGCAVSYVWDLPTGATVVVAFGAAVILLALVRRLSHV